In Asterias rubens chromosome 15, eAstRub1.3, whole genome shotgun sequence, a genomic segment contains:
- the LOC117300288 gene encoding carbohydrate sulfotransferase 14-like: protein MSKEQERRQRRLAAECRHLNMSEPTNNGLTHLIVNDDHKIIFNFIPKVSCKTWKKIWGTLHQRNNTGKLSLKYYNREEQNDRLENYRKVLFVREPMSRLLSAYMSKFRCGVLYEHGALQRIWERSFGRDIVKRYRGVDVIEDGKWLNITLTEFIQYITDLGSGIRLTAFNDHWMPQYKVSRPCHIKYDFIGHFENLEVEGPFVLRWLGVDHIVQFPEYKSPNATKHFVDYYKLISLDLMRKLTDYYREDYKLFGYSPDDVMSRVLRGVFAEDNAPIQ, encoded by the coding sequence ATGTCCAAGGAACAAGAACGCCGACAGCGAAGGCTGGCGGCAGAATGTCGGCATCTTAACATGTCAGAACCAACAAACAACGGCCTCACACACTTAATCGTCAACGATGATCATAAAATCATCTTCAACTTCATTCCTAAGGTGTCCTGCAAGACGTGGAAGAAAATCTGGGGTACACTTCACCAACGTAACAATACTGGGAAgttgtcactaaaatattacaATAGAGAAGAGCAGAACGACCGGTTGGAAAACTATCGCAAAGTGTTGTTTGTACGAGAACCGATGAGTAGGTTGCTCTCAGCGTACATGAGTAAATTTCGCTGCGGGGTGTTGTATGAGCACGGGGCCCTCCAACGGATATGGGAGAGGTCTTTCGGTAGAGACATTGTCAAGCGTTACCGAGGTGTTGACGTCATTGAAGATGGGAAATGGTTAAATATTACACTAACTGAATTTATCCAATACATAACTGATCTTGGAAGTGGCATCAGACTCACTGCGTTTAACGACCATTGGATGCCACAGTATAAGGTTTCACGGCCTTGTCACATTAAATACGATTTcatcggccattttgaaaatcttGAAGTTGAAGGTCCATTCGTACTGCGATGGTTAGGGGTTGACCACATCGTCCAGTTCCCAGAATATAAAAGTCCAAAcgcaacaaaacattttgtggaTTATTACAAATTGATATCTTTGGATTTGATGCGGAAACTGACAGACTATTACCGTGAGGATTATAAGTTATTTGGATATTCGCCCGATGACGTCATGAGTCGCGTTTTAAGGGGTGTATTTGCTGAGGACAACGCTCCTATCCAATGA